ataagatttttcttttttcaaattttcttttaaaattataatgttcaacataaaatattttaaatcctcaCAAGAAATATTATATGTATTGaggattaaaatttaaaaattagattataataaatttaagttaataaaatttttttcttgaatTATAATGttcaagataaataattttaaatgtttacatgatataatatatatatttataatgtttaagaaatttttaatttttaaaaatttaaaaaaatagagtcaaaattaaaaaaaggaaTGACGGACTGTTCCCCGGCTGTTCCACAAAATATCATTACACTCtatatataagaaaaaaaaaaaaaaaaaaaaccatatcATCAGTCTCACAACGAGATGAAGATAAATGACATATCGAACAACTTCCTAAATAGGAGGGTATTTAATTCTTAGAGAAATGAACCAAATGGAAATCAACATTTGTCTAATGAAATAGCATAACTCTGCCACTTATATTAAGAATTCCAAACCATATTGATGCATTTGCATTTTCCTTGCACAGGTAACACTGACTATGAATCAAAGTGTTGCAATTTCAATTTACGGCCATTCACCCTCCATAGACGATCTCACACCAACCATTGATAGATTGAAATGAGTTAAACTGAGGATGCTTACATGACCAAGTTGATAAAGACACAAAATGGCATATCGCCTTCAGAAAATATAAACCTCTACGTCAAGTTCATCTACTTAGGAAGAGCCGAACAAATCACAATAAAATGAAGTGAGTTGGATAAATCGAAGGATGTGGCAAGATTGTGGTATATAAGCAAGAAAGTGTCTAATTCTTCAAATGAGGAAGCAAGAGACCCTTTGCCTGCATTTGCTTGTACATCCACTGCCAGTTCTGCTGTTTGACCTCGCCTCCAAGGGATCTGACAACTGAGCCACCACTGCAAGATCCCACCTTACAGCAATCTTCTAGTGGAAGACCTTTCACCAGCCCATACAAGAACCCACTTGCAAATAAATCACCTGCTCCAGTTGCGTCGACAGCATGCAGGTCTGTAATGGCTTGGACTCGAACAACCTGAAACATACAGAATCATAGAAAGTATGTATAGATTTCTGGCTGTCACATGTCCAATCATTCAACCTCCAATTCGGCAACAATGTTGCAAGTTAATCTTTTGAACTGAAAAAGATGGTATTGTGCTTTGTTTGCCAGTAGTGGTACCAGGTCTTTGCAACTCAATGTTAAACTTCTGAATAAATGAAGTATTCTAAGACATAATGAAACCTGATGACTATTTGTGCCAACTCCATGAGATTGCCTCAGTTCACAAATAAGACGTACCTCGTTTCTGTGCATTGCTATGCATCCTCTAGATCCAAGCGTTACAACAGCCCATTCACAGTGTTTGACCAAGAAAGACAGAGCAGACTCTGGATCCACTCTGGGTTCTCCACTGAGAAAATTTGACCAATATGAGCAGTTTGAGAAAACAATGTCTGAGAAAACTGATTTTTTCGCTAGATGTTTAACCAGTTTCAGATAATTAAGTACAGAGTTGAAAAAACTAAAAAAGACACTAAATGCCATTcaaaacttttttattttatagttttcaCATGTAGATGCTAATGCCAATGGTCCAAATGGCACGAAAATTATATATAGTGCAAATAATCACAAGAGAATGGACGGTTGAATTAATAGAAGCAGTCCCTATTCATGAAACAATAGTATATCATCATATAACAAATATTTCTTGTCTTGATAAAACATTCACGGTACCAGAGATAAATCTGTTTTAAATTTAATACAGGCATGAAAAGCAAGTTATTTAATCAATTTACCTTATAAGCTCTCTAGCCTCATCCTCATTGGCAAAACAGAGATCAATATTCCCACTCTTGAGCAGGTCTATCAAGTGGGACCTGTAGTCTCGGACCATCTGTGTAAGTTGAAACAAACAAGGATAGAAATATGCGTTGGTAAAGTTGTTCCACAAGAAACATATCAAAACGATGTCTATGAAAAGTTTGTTTACTAACCTCAAAACTTGCCAAGTCCATAGAGATAGAAACCCCCTCTGCTTTAGCAATTCTAATAGCAGTTTTAATTTGTTCCAAATTTATAAATGCATATCTCAGGACCAGCCACTGGGTACATTAAAAATTATTAGACAAAATATTTTGAACTGTGAGCACATGTTTACTTGCATAGGTAAAAGGTTTACCTTTGCCCCTCTTAAATCCTCTCTATTAAGTTCATCAGCCTGATAGATATTCAAAGCCACAAGTCACACTATGTATAAGAGGTGTTTGACTTAGCATCTCCTTTAATCTTGAAACAAGAAAAATATTTAGGTCTTCCATACCTGAAGCTTCACAGCACTAGATAGGCATGGGCGCATGGTTCGATTCCCATCAGCATCCACTAAACAGGCGCACTGCAATAATACAGGAGAAATCAACACAAAGTTGTTGTAGAAAAAATTGAGAACTGGAGACAAAGTTCAGCTATCTCACCTGCCCAGTTGATCCATTTTTTATTCTCAATCTGGAAAGATTGACACCACTGAAGCTCATGCTATGGATGAACAGATGGCCTTGGTCATCATCTCCACAGGCAGTAATCATTCCGCTTGAGACTCCAAAGCCTGCAACCATGCCACGTATAGTATTGGCCACACTACCACCAGCTATAGTTATTGATGGAGGATCTTCATTGTCAAAAGGAAGAATATGAGCATTGATTTTGCTCAATATCTGATCTAAATCCTTAGCTGCAATCTACTTGACAGAAGTACATAACGAGTTATTCCAAGGTGGAAAAATCCACTCACATGCTTACAATTGAATAGCAAATAATACCTCAATTATCAAAGTAAAAAAGTTCGAAGTTCGAAGTTCAATAAGTCAACTAAGCAAAAATCAAAGAGGCtcctaatattttcaaaatcatcaaaTGAGAAACTGTCCCATTGCCTCTAATATTCATGTCCAAGTTATACTCCTATATACTGTTTTTTATTAGCTCAAGAATTGATACAAAGAATGTTCCACCCTTGATTGGGAAAGTAATTTACATTTGAAATTGTCAAGCTAACAGTGGATACAAACTGCTCACTTTTACTAGTTGGAAGCAAAAGTCACACTCCAGTTGTGCATGGGTAACAGTTTGATAAGTAAACATTGGCATTCGTTTCCATTAAAAGCAGGACAAAGAGAAGTTTACACCCCTTTGGTGTTCCCCCAATATAATTTTCATGCTTTACAACTCATAGGTTTAGGCCAATCAAGTTAATCAATCATTGTTTATACATCGGGTAGGCTGAGACAAGGTACGAGCAATCACTCAACCAGGATTATAAACTGGTCTGGTTCTGAAATATGTTCGCAGGAAAAAGACTCCAAGAATTCTAACAAttcaaccaaatcaagaagactaTATCTCAAAAATTGGAAAGACGGTGCAGTGAGACATCACAGTTCATCCTTTATCAAGAACCCTATCAGACACAAGGCTAATTGTCGAAGAAAATGACAGTGCAAATCAGTAAAATACAAAATCTTAAACACGAGTACTCGCCCAGAGCGATCGATGCCTCTTTGGGGCTAAATTAAGGCATTCAAGTTCAAGTGAATGTTCCCACGGGGCGGATCATAAAGGGGAAAGCACGATGATAcctcagagagagagagagagagagagagagatactGGAAACCTGCTGAGAGCCGCCGCGATCGCCTGGAATATGATCGAGGAGAGTGGAATCAACCCTGGCGATGTGGTCGACAAGCGCGACAGGCTGGAGGCCGAGGATCAAGGGAGCTGGCGGGGTAGAGGATATGCCGTCGTCATTGCGACGGAGGGTTAGGGCGAGAGCGCTGCACCGCTCTCCTTCCGCCCCCATAGATATCATAGATATCATagtttgttatatatatatatatatatatatatatatatatatatatagttttgatatgCTGGGCGACGCTTTTAGCGCGACCGTGAGTGACGCGCAGACGTGGCACCGCCAGCTCGGTttcactacaaataaaataatccATGGAAATTACTCTCTCCCTTTCTCATCTTTGTTCAAAATTTCGGCGGCGCTTAttaccaaaaataaaatctccctcaccgctctctctctccctccctctccctccCCGCTCTCTCTCCCTTGCTCCCGGTCCCCTCCGGCATCCGTCCTCCGGGCGACCTGACGCTTCCCCGGAAAGTTCAATATTTTTGTTTTGGCTTGCCGCTCCCCCCTTCCCTCGATCCCTCCGTCGAAACTCGTCCCTCGCGCTCTCGGCCGAAAAGTTGCTCCGGCGTCTTCAATTGCAGGTCTACTGTGAGATCCTACCACCTCACtccaatttaatttcttaatccacacCGTTATTACCTTGTGAAGTCGGTATAAAAATAGCTGTAATAATTGTATAAAGATGCACCGTGACTTTGCTCCCATTTCTAACCGTTGCATCAACTACTACGACTGATGAAACCGTGCTTGTAGGATATGACTTGGATTGGTCGTGGTAGAAAGTCGGAAGGACTTATGCTACGACCTGGATGGTCGACGGCTCCAACAACCGCTTGCTCTCCGGTGGACTTTCATTTGTTGCTACAAGGTGTAACAGCTTCATGGggaggaagctgctacaacgtgtagcagttaactgtgctgaagctgccacaccttgtagcagctaccttgtCATTTTCTAGCAGAGTTTAACGTACTCGGTACTcatagttttcatattgtctATATTAACccgattcaaaaattatttttttaaaaaaaattcactgCTTCAGCGCCTTTCCTGCTACAGATTGATTGGAATTCTCTCTCCTTCGCTCCCTCCGTCTCCCTCGTCTTCGTCGAAGGTCGTCCGGCTGACCACTTGGGCCCCTGCCGGGAAAGTGAAAGGTCGGCTGCATCAACCGCCTGCTATCCGGTGGACTTTGATTTGCAGCTACAAGGTGTTGCAACTTCATGGACAcaaagctgctacaacgtgtagcagttaaatCTTCGTGAATCtgccacaccttgtagcagctaacttggttAGTCGGATTTCTAGCCCCTCTATTTTCTAGCATAGATTAACACTACACTTTAGTCATAGTTTTCATATTGTGTATATCAACttgattgaaaaattaattttgatgcaTGACTTTTCGCTCTTTCAGCGTCTTTCCTGCTACAGGATGATTGGAACATGTATAtacatttgatttaaaaaaattttaaaaattttttaaaattttttatgctTATGCAGGGCCATGTGTTTAGGTTTGCTGCTACACGGTGTAGCAGCTTCCTAAACTAATAACTTGCTACACCTGTTTGTAGTTGTATATCATATTGCTTAAAGGCGCTGAAAAAAGTGATATGTGATGCTGCATCGGCTTTGCTTTAGTTTGCAAAGCGTTGTAGCGGCTACTATGACTAATAACTGCCACACATTGTAGCATTTACATATACATATAGCTTCCACAACTTGTTGCATTTATCCAAATTTGTATTTCTTTGTtattgttttatttacctttaaaaAGTTTGTAAGTAACCTCCATGTTTCAGTAAATTATAATCTATTGGATGTATGTGTGTAGTGCTTACCGCTAGTAAAACTGTCAGACGTTGTAGCAGCATGCTACCTCGTGTAGCAACTCTTAATgagtataaatatatttggtattaaTACGTGTGACCGGTGTGGCCTTAGCAGATCACATCACGTCACCGAATTAGATTCTACATCGTATATCAGCTAATCCTCACTAATTGCCATATAGTGTAGCAGTTAATATGCGTTATGTGGAAATGATGGATCAGTGATATGTGCAACAATAACTTAATCCGGTGTTTACAAATAGAGTAATATATGGTAGTTGCCGCTACAAAATGTAGTAGCTACTTAGTACGAGGATAACACGTTATAACACCCATACATTTCACTAATATAATTACCTGAGAAAGTAATGTCAAAACATTTACATTTCGAGGGCATGTTCAGATATATTTTGCACAATGTTCAATACCTCTAGGATCGCCTGTATTACTCTCTTCAACTTAGAGACTAGAGAGTGGTAGTACCTATTCTCAGAACGGAAAGGGCAAGGTGTTAGACTCTACAAGATTAGTgcaaaaattataagataaatatgcgtCCAGATTGAGTCATATAGGTACACAAAAACATGATTGTACCAGCTATAGATGCCAAATCTTCTTCATACGATTCGTCGTCGTTGGTATTATCCTTCCCTGTAGCATTTGATCTGGAAATCGTATAGTTATTTACTATATTGTTTTTGGATGATATAAATTGATATGTGCAGCTAAATATGTATGATCTAAGGCGATAACTAATGGACGCATACCTCTGCTGCAGTAAAGGACAATTGCGCTTGTCGTGTGAGACACCTCGATGACCGCATCCACGACATAGCCTCGCTTTTGAGGTTGTTGTCTCTTTTGACGATTTCAATCGTTTTCCACACCCCTTTGCCCTGACCAAAGAAGGGTCAACAATAGAGGGCCCCCCATCGATGCCTTGGTTTCTTTGACTTTGGTTGTCATTTTTACTGCTAATGTTAAGCTCTTGAAGTTTACTGTATATACAATCGAATTGATCATCCAACATGTTTGTCCCCTCATCAGTTAAAGATGCAACATCAATAActactgaagctttataggatagcCTAGAGTGTCTTGCCATCAACTTCGCATCTGGAGTGTCGATGGAAGTTTGTGCACCAAAGTCATAGATTGCCCCCACCTTGGCATTTCTTGTCCATCGATTGAATATGTACTTATCAGGCAgtagaaacacttggttgatacggaAAAATGCTAACATATGCCTACATGGAATACCCTCAAATTCAAATTTACTACAACTACACGATATGTAGTCTGCAAGTTTGTCATGTGTGAGGACCCTTGGCTTTGCAGATGAACCACTTTGAAAATTCATGACATGGTAACCCACTAAATCATCAACCATAGATGCTTattgcacataataaccataactcacactcatttcactttgaaagtccaaccattttttttttgtgtacaCCCTGCCCATTTGATATTCCATAGGCCAGTTTGTCTTTAGCTTAGGTCGCTCGACCATATCAATATGATcagcaactaactcattgtgtcgtTGGTGTCGCAATGCTCTATTAAAACGTATGATAAAATCAATCAATGAGTTCTTATGTGATACAtacttcttgaaaaatgaatGTGAGCTTTCAGATCGCTGACTGCTTGACATTCCAGTAGAAAAAATATGGTTAAAAAATAATGGGACCCACCTTTGTCTTATTTCATACATCAATGTTAACCAATCATTGTTCTCCAATCCAGAACTCCTGATAACTTCTTCCCATGTCTTATCAAATTCGGCTGGGGATAAGGAGTTAACAATTACATCCTTTATCGTTTGATAGTAGTTGCGAAAAGTCAAGGGGGGTATTTATCTTGAAATTTATTGAGTATGTGCCGCAAACAATACCGATGCACTGTTTGAGGTAAAACCTGGCCAATGGCCTTCGTCAACGCTGGATCTTGATCGGTGATAATCACAGTTGGTGGACCTTTAGGCATTGATTCAAtgaactttgtaagcaaccaaacaaacgactcagttttctcatcacttaaaAAGGCACAACCGAATACGatgctctgatgatgatgattaactcctatgaAGGGTGCGaaaatcaacccatatttgttggtgttataggttgtatcaaatacaacaacatCACCAAAGACGTTGTATgccctccttgatacatgatccgcccagaaacacctagtgaATCTTCTTGTTGAATCAATCTCATAAGCATAGAAAAAGGCggaattcttctctttctcagtCGCAAAAAACTCAATCAGTGTTTCAACGTCAAttcccttttgttcatcccttaactctctctcaaagtttctaatatcccgTTCCGTGCAACCTAGAAACTCAAGGACTCCGGAATCTATCTCCAATAATCGGACTTGTTGACAAGTTGGGATATTAGCTTCTGCAAACTGCTGCGTCAAAACTTTCTTGGCTTCAGAAACATGGTGATGTGAGCGGAGAAAATGCACCTTCGAAGGTgttgagagtggatgattatgactttccaAGAATTTAGTGACAATCCAATTTGCCCCGGTCTGTTCTTTAACAAGTGATAGTTTTGCCCTACATCCAGTCCTTACTTCCCCACGTGCTCTTTCCTTTACACTGTCAACTTGAGCAACTTTTTCCCATTTTTCATctgtatgtccttctttaaagcatacaaattgtTTCCATCCAACTTCATTTGTCCGCTTATTCTTCTTACTGTTGCCTAATCTTGCACTAAAGCCGAATTCACGCGCATATTGATTATAAAACGCGAAGGCTTCCTCCAATGATGGAAATTCCATCCCAATCTGTGGTTTTCGATCTTCCCCCACTTGGGGATTATATACGTGAGGACCCTCAGAGGTGTCTACCATTGCTAGAGGATGACATATTTAGGACCGATTGTAGGTATGAATTACAATCAATGATGATGACTAATTATGTTAAAATATTAGATTGCGGAAATGGTTATATGATCGAAGATATAAGTATGATAATCTAAAAGGCGAAAATATTCTATCTGAACCCTTACCTTCTAACCCTATTCCCAAAGTGAAGAGTCAAAATAACTTACA
This window of the Zingiber officinale cultivar Zhangliang chromosome 3B, Zo_v1.1, whole genome shotgun sequence genome carries:
- the LOC121967122 gene encoding uncharacterized sugar kinase slr0537-like, which translates into the protein MISMISMGAEGERCSALALTLRRNDDGISSTPPAPLILGLQPVALVDHIARVDSTLLDHIPGDRGGSQQIAAKDLDQILSKINAHILPFDNEDPPSITIAGGSVANTIRGMVAGFGVSSGMITACGDDDQGHLFIHSMSFSGVNLSRLRIKNGSTGQCACLVDADGNRTMRPCLSSAVKLQADELNREDLRGAKWLVLRYAFINLEQIKTAIRIAKAEGVSISMDLASFEMVRDYRSHLIDLLKSGNIDLCFANEDEARELISGEPRVDPESALSFLVKHCEWAVVTLGSRGCIAMHRNEVVRVQAITDLHAVDATGAGDLFASGFLYGLVKGLPLEDCCKVGSCSGGSVVRSLGGEVKQQNWQWMYKQMQAKGLLLPHLKN
- the LOC122055039 gene encoding protein FAR1-RELATED SEQUENCE 5-like produces the protein MVDTSEGPHVYNPQVGEDRKPQIGMEFPSLEEAFAFYNQYAREFGFSARLGNSKKNKRTNEVGWKQFVCFKEGHTDEKWEKVAQVDSVKERARGEVRTGCRAKLSLVKEQTGANWIVTKFLESHNHPLSTPSKVHFLRSHHHVSEAKKVLTQQFAEANIPTCQQVRLLEIDSGVLEFLGCTERDIRNFERELRDEQKGIDVETLIEFFATEKEKNSAFFYAYEIDSTRRFTRCFWADHVSRRAYNVFGVNHHHQSIVFGCAFLSDEKTESFVWLLTKFIESMPKGPPTVIITDQDPALTKAIGQVLPQTVHRHMLAFFRINQVFLLPDKYIFNRWTRNAKVGAIYDFGAQTSIDTPDAKLMARHSRLSYKASVVIDVASLTDEGTNMLDDQFDCIYSKLQELNISSKNDNQSQRNQGIDGGPSIVDPSLVRAKGCGKRLKSSKETTTSKARLCRGCGHRGVSHDKRNCPLLQQRSNATGKDNTNDDESYEEDLASIAVISHSSRYNALQTKAKPMQHHISLFSAPLSNMIYNYKQV